Proteins from one Rhodanobacteraceae bacterium genomic window:
- a CDS encoding ABC transporter permease translates to MAEASEALTRPQGDRRRAWLRAHGEGLRAGLRRLLRDPFGQLLTLGVIAVALVLPALGFLALDQVDRAAVSWRPSGDLTVFLTAGEPVERAIELSDALQGRPEVAETEVKSADDALAELREMSDFAEALGALDANPMPALVIVRLTPAGVARIEEFQRELAARSEVDWVQVDRRWLERLETLLDLARRGILFGAAILAIAVLLVVGNTIRLEISLKRDEILILKLLGASDGHVRRPFLYIGVWYGIVGGLLALLLVHAGLIAVQPAVDRLALSYEAEFALQGLGVRGTAMLVAYGALLGWLGAWLASARHLRDAEPR, encoded by the coding sequence ATGGCCGAGGCGAGTGAGGCGCTGACCCGGCCGCAGGGAGATCGTCGCCGCGCCTGGCTGCGCGCGCACGGCGAGGGATTGCGCGCCGGCCTGCGCCGGCTGTTGCGCGATCCCTTCGGCCAGTTGCTCACCCTCGGCGTGATCGCCGTCGCGCTGGTGCTGCCGGCGCTCGGCTTTCTCGCGCTCGACCAGGTCGACCGCGCCGCGGTGTCCTGGCGCCCGAGCGGGGACCTGACGGTATTCCTCACTGCCGGCGAACCGGTCGAGCGCGCCATCGAGCTATCCGACGCCTTGCAGGGACGCCCGGAGGTCGCCGAGACCGAGGTCAAGAGCGCCGACGATGCGCTCGCTGAACTGCGCGAGATGAGCGACTTCGCAGAGGCGCTCGGCGCGCTCGACGCCAACCCGATGCCGGCGCTGGTGATCGTGCGCCTGACTCCGGCGGGCGTGGCGCGGATCGAAGAGTTCCAGCGCGAACTGGCGGCGCGCAGCGAGGTTGACTGGGTCCAGGTAGACCGCCGCTGGCTGGAGCGACTGGAGACTTTGCTGGACCTTGCGCGCCGCGGGATCCTGTTCGGCGCGGCGATCCTCGCCATCGCCGTGCTGCTGGTGGTCGGCAACACCATCCGGCTGGAGATCTCGCTCAAGCGCGACGAGATCCTGATCCTGAAGCTGCTCGGCGCCAGCGATGGCCATGTGCGACGGCCGTTCCTGTACATCGGCGTCTGGTATGGCATCGTCGGCGGGTTGCTCGCGCTGCTGCTGGTGCACGCCGGGCTGATCGCGGTGCAGCCCGCGGTGGATCGGCTTGCGCTAAGCTACGAGGCTGAGTTTGCGTTGCAGGGGCTCGGGGTGCGCGGCACGGCCATGCTGGTGGCCTATGGCGCACTGCTGGGATGGCTGGGAGCGTGGCTGGCGAGCGCGCGGCATCTGCGCGATGCCGAGCCGCGTTGA
- a CDS encoding response regulator, translating into METSVTRHISSENPRVMVVDGSKVVRKIIEQLLHHDLPGVTVLSCSTGEEAKAHLTAGVVDLVTTALRLPDMDGLDLARYIREHSPQAYIPIVVVSGDVQERLMNRDITSDVTDYFDKSLGPQALSTFIRGYIRPEGQVAGEVLYVEDSRVVAVATRRMMEKHGLKVNHVVSVEDAIDILDKAMVEGRIGADIILTDVYLKGGMTGGDLLEVVRGRFAYGKGLLPILVMTGDDNAANQTALLRAGANDLVQKPTEERLLITKLCFQLRVSQALRAQSVPTP; encoded by the coding sequence ATGGAAACATCGGTGACGCGACACATCTCCAGCGAGAATCCGCGGGTGATGGTGGTCGACGGCTCGAAGGTGGTCCGCAAGATCATCGAGCAGTTGCTGCACCATGACCTGCCGGGCGTCACCGTGCTGTCCTGCAGCACCGGCGAAGAGGCCAAGGCACACCTGACCGCGGGCGTGGTCGACCTGGTGACCACCGCGCTGCGCCTGCCGGACATGGATGGCCTGGACCTGGCGCGCTACATCCGCGAGCACTCGCCGCAGGCCTATATCCCGATCGTGGTCGTCTCCGGCGATGTGCAGGAGCGGCTGATGAACCGCGACATCACCTCCGATGTCACCGACTACTTCGACAAGTCGCTCGGCCCGCAGGCGCTCAGCACCTTCATCCGCGGCTATATCCGCCCGGAAGGCCAGGTGGCCGGCGAGGTGCTCTACGTCGAGGACTCGCGCGTGGTCGCAGTCGCCACCCGGCGCATGATGGAAAAGCACGGTCTCAAGGTGAACCATGTGGTCAGCGTCGAGGACGCCATCGACATCCTCGACAAGGCGATGGTGGAAGGCCGGATCGGCGCCGACATCATCCTGACCGACGTCTATCTCAAGGGCGGCATGACCGGTGGCGATTTGCTCGAAGTGGTGCGCGGGCGCTTCGCCTACGGCAAGGGCTTGCTCCCGATCCTGGTCATGACCGGCGACGACAACGCCGCCAACCAGACCGCACTGCTGCGCGCCGGCGCCAATGATCTGGTGCAGAAACCCACCGAGGAGCGCCTGCTGATCACCAAGCTGTGCTTCCAGCTGCGCGTCTCACAGGCGCTCAGGGCGCAGAGCGTTCCCACGCCGTAG
- the ung gene encoding uracil-DNA glycosylase: MTEPADPAARIRLDESWKQRLLPELLSPQMQVLREFLRGEIAAGKEIYPPPKLIFNALDHTPFERVKVVILGQDPYHGPGQAQGLCFSVPPGIEVPPSLVNIYAELKRDLDIEPPGHGCLVPWADRGVLLLNAVLTVERGRAGSHQGKGWERFTDRIIELLNEGREGLVFFLWGAYAQAKGKLVDARRHLVLRAPHPSPLSAYRGFIGCGHFSRANAYLKARGGATVDWRI, translated from the coding sequence ATGACCGAGCCTGCCGACCCCGCTGCGCGCATCCGCCTGGACGAGAGCTGGAAGCAGCGGTTGCTGCCGGAGCTGCTGTCGCCGCAGATGCAGGTGCTGCGGGAGTTCCTGCGCGGCGAGATTGCGGCTGGCAAGGAGATCTATCCGCCACCGAAGCTGATTTTCAACGCGCTCGACCACACGCCCTTCGAGCGGGTGAAGGTGGTGATCCTCGGCCAGGATCCGTACCACGGTCCGGGGCAGGCGCAGGGACTGTGCTTCTCGGTGCCGCCGGGCATCGAGGTGCCGCCGTCGCTGGTCAACATCTATGCCGAGCTCAAGCGCGATCTGGACATCGAGCCGCCAGGACATGGCTGCCTGGTGCCGTGGGCGGATCGCGGCGTGCTGCTATTGAATGCCGTACTCACCGTCGAGCGCGGGCGCGCGGGCTCGCATCAGGGCAAGGGCTGGGAGCGCTTCACCGATCGCATCATCGAGTTGCTCAACGAAGGGCGCGAGGGCCTGGTGTTTTTCCTGTGGGGCGCCTACGCCCAGGCCAAGGGCAAGCTGGTCGACGCCCGCCGCCACCTGGTGCTGCGCGCACCCCATCCCTCGCCGCTGTCCGCCTATCGCGGCTTCATTGGCTGCGGCCATTTCTCGCGCGCCAATGCCTACCTCAAGGCGCGCGGCGGGGCGACGGTGGACTGGCGTATCTGA
- the rpoH gene encoding RNA polymerase sigma factor RpoH, with protein MSSHAMVANNLPVLGTVGSLDSYIGAVNRIPMLAVEDEQDLARRFRDEGDLEAARQLVMSHLRFVVHVARGYAGYGLGISDLIQEGNIGLMKAVKRFDPGMGVRLVSFAVHWIRAEIHEFILKNWRIVKVATTKAQRKLFFNLRRAKTRLGWMNAQEVQAVAKDLGVDPATVVEMEARLQGQDVAFDAPADDDTDARPAPIAFLVDQAANPYESLETEDVGGHQLDVLAEGLEKLDQRSRDIINRRWLAEPKATLQELADEYKVSAERIRQIEAAAFKKMRTLFAD; from the coding sequence ATGAGCAGCCATGCGATGGTCGCGAACAACCTGCCGGTCCTCGGGACGGTCGGCAGCCTTGACTCATATATCGGGGCGGTCAACCGGATTCCCATGCTTGCGGTGGAAGACGAGCAGGATCTGGCCCGCCGTTTCCGCGACGAGGGCGACCTCGAAGCCGCCCGCCAGTTGGTGATGTCCCACTTGCGCTTCGTGGTCCACGTGGCGCGCGGCTATGCCGGCTATGGCCTGGGCATCTCGGACTTGATCCAGGAAGGCAATATCGGCCTGATGAAGGCGGTCAAGCGCTTCGACCCGGGCATGGGCGTGCGCCTGGTGTCCTTTGCAGTGCACTGGATCCGCGCCGAGATCCACGAGTTCATCCTGAAGAACTGGCGCATCGTCAAGGTCGCCACCACCAAGGCCCAGCGCAAGCTGTTCTTCAACCTGCGCCGGGCCAAGACGCGCCTGGGCTGGATGAACGCGCAGGAAGTGCAGGCGGTGGCCAAGGACCTTGGCGTCGATCCGGCCACCGTGGTCGAGATGGAAGCGCGCCTGCAGGGCCAGGACGTCGCCTTCGACGCGCCCGCCGACGACGACACCGATGCGCGCCCGGCGCCAATCGCCTTCCTCGTCGACCAGGCTGCCAATCCCTACGAGAGCCTGGAAACCGAGGACGTCGGCGGCCATCAGCTCGACGTGCTCGCCGAGGGTCTGGAGAAGCTGGACCAGCGCAGCCGGGACATCATCAACCGTCGCTGGCTGGCCGAACCAAAAGCCACGCTGCAGGAACTCGCCGACGAGTACAAGGTTTCCGCCGAACGCATCCGGCAGATCGAGGCGGCCGCGTTCAAGAAGATGCGCACGCTGTTCGCTGACTGA
- the secB gene encoding protein-export chaperone SecB — protein sequence MANEENTNGANGNGGAEAGPQLSVQKIYIKDSSFEAPGAPHIFQEQGQSRVELNLGQKATQLAPNVYEIILTVTVTCKVGEKTAYLAEVQQAGIFGCAGFDPQQLDMVIGTYCPHVVFPYARQAISSMIEQGGFPAFLMQPINFEQIYADNLKRRQQQAA from the coding sequence ATGGCCAACGAAGAGAACACCAACGGCGCGAACGGCAACGGCGGCGCGGAAGCCGGCCCGCAGCTCTCGGTGCAGAAGATCTACATCAAGGATTCGTCGTTCGAGGCGCCGGGCGCCCCGCACATCTTCCAGGAGCAGGGCCAGTCGCGCGTCGAGCTGAACCTCGGCCAGAAGGCCACCCAGTTGGCCCCGAATGTCTACGAAATCATCCTGACCGTCACCGTGACCTGCAAGGTCGGCGAGAAGACCGCCTACCTCGCCGAAGTCCAGCAGGCCGGCATCTTCGGTTGCGCTGGCTTCGACCCGCAGCAGCTCGACATGGTCATCGGCACCTACTGCCCGCACGTGGTGTTCCCGTACGCGCGCCAGGCGATCTCCAGCATGATCGAACAGGGCGGCTTCCCGGCCTTCCTGATGCAGCCGATCAACTTCGAGCAGATCTACGCCGACAACCTGAAGCGTCGTCAGCAGCAGGCTGCCTGA
- a CDS encoding VWA domain-containing protein, which yields MLIRFLLTLRAFGLKIGLNEFLMLLEALKQGHAQLSIEDFHALARAALVKDEGLYDRYDRAFAAFFDGIASHVPDWLKEIPEDWLRQTFARDLSDEEKAQLQAFGSLEKLMDELRKRMEEQQGRHSGGNRWIGTGGTSPFGHGGFHPEGVRIGGKSQQGRAAKVWEQREYRNLDDDVELGRRNFQIALRRLRKFAREGAAEELDLDGTIDATAKNAGWLDLKLRPERHNAIKLLLFIDIGGSMDEHIRVCEELFSAAKAEFKHFEHFYFHNCLYDRVWKDNQRRWQETTPTREIMHKYPADYRVIFVGDASMSPLELIEPGGSVERWNEESGITWLRRVLTIWPRCVWLNPSERDYWHYTPTIEHIRGLFGERMYPLTLGGIGEAIDALKKPRAVEV from the coding sequence ATGCTCATCCGCTTCCTCCTGACCCTGCGCGCTTTCGGGCTCAAGATCGGGCTCAACGAGTTCCTGATGCTGCTCGAAGCGCTGAAGCAGGGGCATGCGCAGCTCAGCATCGAGGACTTCCATGCGCTGGCGCGCGCGGCGCTGGTCAAGGACGAGGGCCTCTACGATCGCTATGACCGTGCCTTTGCCGCATTCTTCGATGGCATCGCCAGCCACGTACCCGACTGGCTCAAGGAGATCCCCGAGGACTGGCTGCGGCAGACCTTCGCGCGCGACCTGAGCGACGAGGAAAAAGCACAGTTGCAGGCCTTCGGATCGCTGGAAAAGCTGATGGACGAGCTGCGCAAGCGGATGGAGGAGCAGCAGGGCCGGCACAGCGGCGGCAATCGCTGGATCGGCACCGGCGGCACCTCACCCTTCGGCCACGGCGGCTTCCATCCCGAAGGCGTACGCATCGGCGGCAAGTCGCAGCAGGGCAGGGCGGCCAAGGTCTGGGAGCAGCGCGAGTACCGCAACCTGGATGACGACGTCGAACTCGGCCGGCGCAACTTCCAGATCGCGCTGCGCCGCTTGCGCAAGTTCGCGCGCGAGGGCGCGGCGGAGGAACTGGATCTCGACGGCACCATCGACGCCACCGCGAAGAACGCCGGCTGGCTGGACCTGAAGCTGCGGCCGGAGCGGCACAACGCGATCAAGCTCCTGTTGTTCATCGACATCGGCGGGTCGATGGACGAGCACATCCGCGTCTGCGAGGAACTGTTTTCCGCGGCGAAGGCCGAGTTCAAGCACTTCGAGCACTTCTACTTCCACAACTGCCTGTACGACCGCGTGTGGAAGGACAACCAGCGTCGCTGGCAGGAGACCACGCCGACGCGCGAGATCATGCACAAATACCCGGCCGACTACCGCGTGATCTTCGTCGGCGACGCCAGCATGAGCCCGCTGGAACTGATCGAGCCCGGTGGTTCTGTGGAACGCTGGAACGAGGAATCCGGCATCACCTGGCTCCGGCGCGTGCTCACCATTTGGCCGCGCTGCGTGTGGCTCAATCCCAGCGAGCGCGACTACTGGCACTACACCCCGACCATCGAGCACATCCGCGGCCTCTTCGGCGAGCGCATGTACCCGCTGACCCTGGGCGGGATCGGCGAGGCGATCGATGCGTTGAAGAAGCCGCGGGCGGTAGAAGTGTAG
- a CDS encoding ABC transporter permease — protein MLATARSELLAAARSLWRSPGFTLTTVAMLSIGIGLAIYMFGAIQSYLLRELPFPDAAELVHIEYADSRTQSDSIEVPLGDFLDWRSELRHVQGIEAFALGTINVSSDEDRPERYDGAFVSAGSFRTLGVSPMLGPGFQEGDDRYGAPATVVIGHGLWQQRFNGDPDIVGKTLRVNSQSAQVVGVMPQGFAFPFNNAVWAPLMTPSRLPPRGRQQSVEVFARLAQGSSMAEASAELDAALARIEQADSNTPVADRVVVKPYNEEFVGRARQTIGAMFLAVLLVLAIACLNVANLMIARGAQRRRESAIRSAIGASRARLVMLALNEALLIALAAVIIGSTLALIGGQATMDAIRTSANPPPYWMTVYRFDASSALFATAVAAVVVLLAGLWPAWRSARVAQADGMKEGGRSTGTRLGNGLTIVEIALCMVLLVCAGLTIRAVIERQNLPLAYEAKQVLSGRVGLFEGDYPDLGEVLQFTDSLRQRLAALPGVEAAGITSSLPMAGSAGDYISIEGAVDTAESPRPVVMTVSADPGFFTALSIPLQRGRLFDGRDARDAPPVAVVSEVFAQRFWPDGDALGKRFRLGERGRESDWIVIVGVIPHIPHNSGNLEVGALYLPFAQKPTRFFSPVLRVSGEPLALAESVRATVVDLDRNLPVYFLRTLDEWAAIAAFNQRLMAALFSLFGAFAVLLAAAGLYAVLAYQVSLRVREIGVRRALGANDGGIARLVLSQGIGKLGVGVGIGLVLAFGFAQLLSGLLFGVSALDPVTYLGVIVILALVTLCASLLPTRRALRVAPIVALRQE, from the coding sequence ATGTTGGCCACGGCTCGCTCGGAATTGCTGGCGGCGGCGCGCTCCTTGTGGCGCAGCCCCGGATTTACCCTGACCACGGTCGCCATGCTCAGCATCGGCATCGGCCTGGCGATCTACATGTTCGGGGCCATTCAGAGCTATCTGCTGCGCGAGTTGCCGTTTCCGGATGCCGCTGAACTGGTGCACATCGAGTACGCCGACAGCCGCACCCAGAGCGACAGCATCGAAGTCCCGCTGGGTGATTTTCTCGACTGGCGGAGCGAGCTTCGCCATGTGCAGGGGATCGAGGCGTTCGCGCTCGGGACCATCAACGTGTCCAGCGATGAGGATCGGCCGGAGCGCTATGACGGCGCCTTCGTCAGCGCCGGCAGCTTTCGCACGCTCGGGGTCAGCCCGATGTTGGGGCCGGGCTTTCAGGAGGGTGACGATCGCTACGGTGCCCCGGCGACCGTGGTCATCGGCCATGGCCTGTGGCAACAGCGGTTCAACGGCGATCCGGACATCGTCGGCAAGACGCTGCGGGTGAACAGCCAGTCGGCCCAGGTCGTCGGCGTGATGCCGCAAGGTTTCGCCTTTCCCTTCAACAACGCGGTGTGGGCGCCACTGATGACGCCGAGCCGTTTGCCGCCGCGCGGCAGGCAGCAATCCGTCGAAGTGTTTGCGCGCCTCGCCCAGGGCAGTTCGATGGCCGAGGCCAGCGCCGAACTGGACGCTGCGCTCGCCCGAATCGAGCAAGCCGATAGCAACACGCCGGTGGCCGATCGCGTCGTGGTCAAACCCTACAACGAGGAATTCGTCGGTAGGGCCCGGCAGACGATCGGCGCGATGTTCCTCGCGGTGCTGCTGGTGCTGGCGATCGCCTGTTTGAACGTCGCCAACTTGATGATCGCGCGCGGGGCGCAGCGCAGACGCGAGTCGGCGATCCGCAGTGCCATTGGTGCAAGTCGCGCACGCCTGGTCATGCTTGCGCTCAACGAAGCCCTGTTGATCGCGCTGGCCGCAGTGATCATCGGCAGCACGCTGGCGCTGATCGGCGGGCAGGCCACGATGGACGCGATCAGAACGTCTGCAAATCCGCCGCCCTACTGGATGACGGTTTATCGGTTCGACGCCAGCAGTGCGTTGTTCGCGACCGCCGTTGCCGCCGTCGTGGTGTTGCTGGCCGGGCTGTGGCCGGCATGGCGCTCGGCACGCGTGGCCCAGGCCGACGGCATGAAAGAGGGCGGTCGCAGCACCGGCACACGCCTGGGCAACGGATTGACCATCGTGGAAATCGCCTTGTGCATGGTGCTGCTGGTGTGTGCGGGTTTGACCATTCGCGCCGTGATCGAGCGCCAGAATCTGCCGCTGGCCTATGAGGCAAAGCAGGTTCTGAGCGGACGCGTAGGGTTGTTCGAGGGCGACTACCCGGATCTTGGCGAAGTTCTGCAATTCACCGACAGCCTGCGGCAGCGACTGGCCGCACTGCCCGGCGTTGAGGCGGCCGGCATCACCAGTTCGCTGCCGATGGCCGGCAGTGCCGGCGACTACATCAGCATCGAGGGTGCGGTTGATACGGCCGAGTCGCCGCGACCTGTGGTCATGACGGTATCGGCCGATCCGGGGTTCTTCACCGCCTTGAGCATCCCGCTGCAGCGCGGTCGACTGTTCGATGGCCGCGATGCCCGCGACGCACCGCCGGTCGCGGTGGTTTCGGAGGTGTTCGCGCAGCGCTTCTGGCCAGATGGGGACGCGCTGGGCAAACGCTTCCGCCTGGGTGAGCGCGGCCGCGAAAGCGACTGGATCGTGATCGTCGGGGTCATCCCACATATTCCGCACAACAGCGGCAACCTCGAGGTGGGCGCGCTCTACCTGCCCTTTGCGCAGAAGCCGACACGCTTTTTCAGTCCGGTCCTGCGCGTCAGCGGCGAACCGCTGGCGCTGGCCGAGAGCGTGCGCGCGACGGTGGTTGATCTCGATCGAAACCTGCCGGTGTATTTCCTGCGGACGCTGGATGAATGGGCCGCTATCGCGGCGTTCAATCAACGGCTGATGGCGGCGTTGTTCAGCCTGTTCGGCGCGTTCGCGGTGTTGCTCGCCGCCGCTGGACTGTATGCCGTGCTCGCCTACCAGGTCAGCCTGCGGGTACGCGAGATCGGTGTGCGGCGTGCGCTCGGAGCCAATGACGGCGGCATCGCACGTCTGGTCCTGAGTCAGGGTATCGGCAAGCTCGGCGTTGGGGTGGGTATCGGCCTGGTGCTGGCATTCGGGTTTGCGCAGTTGCTGTCGGGTTTGCTGTTCGGCGTCAGCGCCCTGGATCCCGTGACGTATCTGGGCGTGATCGTGATTCTTGCGCTGGTGACGCTTTGCGCATCGCTGTTGCCGACACGCCGCGCCTTGCGTGTCGCACCGATCGTGGCGTTGCGTCAGGAGTGA